A genomic window from Chitinophagaceae bacterium includes:
- the crcB gene encoding fluoride efflux transporter CrcB yields MNKLLIIVGLGGFLGTVARFLSQQLVYKLYPVVFPYGTLVVNITGCFLIGIFYALSERGNVLSPDWRMFLTTGFCGGFTTFSAFTYESVQLINNKDYLYLAIYASVSVAAGIAATFAGIWLTKSIA; encoded by the coding sequence TTGAACAAACTTCTAATCATTGTTGGTCTGGGTGGTTTCCTTGGAACGGTTGCAAGATTTCTTTCGCAACAACTTGTCTATAAACTTTACCCGGTGGTGTTTCCTTATGGAACGTTGGTTGTGAACATCACGGGTTGCTTTCTCATTGGTATTTTTTATGCATTGTCTGAAAGAGGAAACGTGCTATCACCCGATTGGCGCATGTTTCTAACCACAGGATTTTGTGGCGGATTCACCACTTTTTCCGCGTTTACGTATGAAAGTGTACAATTGATTAACAACAAGGATTATCTGTACCTCGCTATTTACGCTTCCGTAAGTGTTGCAGCAGGAATTGCAGCCACGTTTGCCGGAATATGGCTCACGAAATCAATCGCCTGA
- a CDS encoding NADH-quinone oxidoreductase subunit B yields MVTRQLEQVKVQPKEETFPGQIHETPGGGIVLSKLEDVINWARSNSLWPLTFATSCCGIEMMSVAGAKYDFSRFGFEVARATPRQADVIIIAGTIVNKMAPVLKRLYDQMADPKYVIAMGACAISGGPFFYNTYSVVKGADHVIPVDVYIAGCPPRPEALLNALITLQEKIKSGKTREQIKSGV; encoded by the coding sequence ATAGTAACCCGACAGTTGGAACAAGTTAAAGTGCAGCCAAAAGAAGAAACGTTTCCCGGCCAAATTCACGAAACCCCGGGAGGTGGAATTGTTTTGAGTAAGCTGGAAGATGTAATCAACTGGGCCCGTTCCAATTCATTGTGGCCACTCACCTTTGCAACCAGTTGTTGTGGCATAGAAATGATGTCCGTGGCAGGTGCCAAATATGATTTCTCCAGGTTCGGATTTGAAGTGGCCCGAGCTACACCAAGGCAAGCGGATGTAATCATTATTGCAGGAACCATCGTGAATAAAATGGCACCTGTTTTAAAAAGACTGTATGATCAGATGGCGGATCCAAAATACGTGATTGCCATGGGTGCCTGTGCCATCAGTGGCGGTCCTTTTTTTTACAATACGTATTCAGTGGTGAAAGGTGCCGATCATGTAATTCCCGTGGATGTTTACATTGCCGGTTGTCCGCCACGTCCGGAAGCATTGCTCAATGCACTCATCACTTTGCAGGAAAAGATTAAGAGTGGAAAAACGAGAGAACAAATCAAGAGTGGAGTTTAA
- a CDS encoding NADH-quinone oxidoreductase subunit C: MTNEELKTNITALLPSATFEEGGEWLTVLMDPKEWKPFAQQIRFDDALQCNYLFCLTCIDWKTHLTMVYHLSSTAFRHNLVVKAKMDRSIPVIETVCDIWRTAEFHEREVFELFGVTFLNHPDLRKLILTDDFEGFPLRKDFEDTVNMIRL, from the coding sequence ATGACCAACGAAGAACTTAAAACGAATATCACTGCGCTGCTCCCATCTGCAACTTTCGAGGAAGGTGGTGAATGGCTGACGGTGCTGATGGATCCAAAAGAATGGAAGCCGTTTGCACAACAAATTCGTTTCGATGATGCACTTCAATGCAATTATCTTTTTTGCCTCACGTGCATCGACTGGAAAACACACCTCACGATGGTGTATCATCTTTCTTCCACTGCTTTTCGTCACAATCTCGTAGTGAAAGCCAAGATGGATCGCAGCATACCGGTGATTGAAACAGTATGCGATATCTGGCGGACGGCAGAGTTTCACGAACGCGAAGTGTTTGAATTGTTTGGTGTCACATTTCTGAATCATCCTGATTTGCGTAAACTGATACTTACCGATGATTTTGAAGGATTTCCATTGCGCAAAGATTTTGAAGATACGGTAAACATGATTCGTTTATAG
- the nuoK gene encoding NADH-quinone oxidoreductase subunit NuoK, translating to MSSVPLNHILFVSTALFFIGVYGFFTRRNMITMLMAIELILNSVNINFVAFNKYLYPEKMTGVFFTIFIIAIAAAEAAVAIAIIINLYRSHHSIDVEDASEMKF from the coding sequence ATGAGCAGTGTTCCCTTGAATCATATTCTGTTTGTAAGCACGGCATTGTTTTTCATTGGTGTCTACGGATTTTTTACGCGCCGCAACATGATTACCATGCTGATGGCTATCGAACTGATCCTTAACAGTGTCAACATCAATTTCGTTGCCTTCAACAAATACCTGTATCCGGAAAAGATGACAGGCGTTTTCTTTACAATTTTCATCATTGCCATTGCCGCTGCTGAAGCGGCTGTTGCCATTGCCATCATCATCAACCTTTACAGAAGTCATCATTCGATTGATGTAGAGGATGCATCAGAGATGAAGTTTTAA
- a CDS encoding T9SS type A sorting domain-containing protein, whose protein sequence is MKKSLCVCALLLCCACGIAQLVPNNGFYNSMMVPCPGNPSVQVQGYQEWEFYQTYNDEWDGVKDSDNCISIIPGNLGCKIPLVQIDTLRRFFIASKPINNSYLAPHVVYNLPLDVGFIGTFNIQGGLDSAGQTKSFILSVTRIPDVTGLDTTYLLQKVALDPVDTPSWEYFTYNTCMASTKFDDQYLKRVVSGIKFSQANTGDTLVLKTFGSYFYTYAETYSEIQVPQFSGNFETTIGGGFDPSLIIYDASGYPSVTNIDAALVTPFPDPGIPVNMVIQVNAVGELIFEPYTKLQAAEVSGQPGVFHTFTLINSGGEVCANFVELIFQHGDEFRYQSGGINLNGSPSCFRFMNGAKMHVMSGSELNYGTANQSGILLMNDAAELIIDPGGTLNIWNRMMLREEHPEYGAKQLYMTLNTGATLRFMPGSHLLNLYSADNSIHLNVFMRGGILDDSGLPESEKLLINRIYDETVNAANPMQLFPNPARDYVDVHCMGSLINDIIISDIMGRTVYESDESGYQIHIKINNPEAGTYFIKCITNEGTYIKQLAIQ, encoded by the coding sequence ATGAAGAAGTCATTATGTGTCTGTGCTCTTTTATTATGTTGCGCTTGCGGTATTGCTCAATTGGTTCCCAACAATGGTTTTTATAACTCAATGATGGTTCCATGTCCGGGAAATCCATCTGTTCAGGTGCAGGGTTACCAGGAATGGGAATTCTACCAGACTTATAACGATGAATGGGATGGCGTGAAAGATTCAGATAATTGTATCAGTATTATTCCGGGAAACCTGGGCTGTAAAATTCCACTTGTTCAAATCGATACTTTAAGGCGATTTTTTATTGCCAGCAAACCTATTAATAATTCCTACCTGGCTCCTCATGTGGTTTACAATTTACCACTCGATGTTGGTTTTATTGGAACATTCAACATTCAAGGAGGATTGGATAGCGCCGGTCAAACCAAGTCATTCATTTTGTCTGTTACAAGAATTCCTGATGTGACTGGTCTTGACACTACTTATCTATTACAGAAAGTCGCATTGGATCCTGTAGATACGCCTTCATGGGAATATTTTACTTACAACACCTGCATGGCTTCAACAAAATTTGATGATCAATATTTAAAGCGTGTGGTTTCAGGCATTAAGTTTTCTCAAGCTAATACTGGCGATACGCTTGTCCTTAAAACTTTCGGATCTTATTTCTATACCTATGCAGAGACATACTCTGAAATTCAGGTACCTCAATTCTCCGGAAATTTTGAAACAACTATCGGAGGTGGCTTTGATCCTTCCCTAATCATTTATGATGCTTCAGGGTACCCGTCGGTAACAAATATTGATGCTGCCTTGGTCACGCCTTTTCCTGATCCCGGCATTCCTGTTAATATGGTTATACAGGTGAATGCGGTTGGTGAGCTGATTTTTGAACCCTATACGAAGCTGCAAGCCGCAGAAGTAAGTGGACAGCCTGGCGTATTTCACACATTCACCCTGATTAATTCGGGTGGCGAGGTTTGCGCAAATTTTGTGGAACTGATTTTTCAACATGGCGATGAATTCCGGTATCAATCGGGTGGCATCAATTTAAATGGAAGTCCTTCCTGCTTTCGTTTTATGAATGGCGCGAAAATGCATGTGATGTCAGGCAGTGAATTGAATTATGGAACAGCCAATCAATCGGGAATTCTCCTTATGAATGACGCAGCAGAACTGATTATTGATCCCGGAGGAACATTGAATATCTGGAACAGGATGATGTTGCGCGAGGAGCATCCGGAATACGGTGCCAAACAGTTATATATGACTTTGAATACCGGTGCTACGCTTCGTTTCATGCCGGGTTCGCACCTGCTCAACCTTTATTCCGCAGATAATTCTATCCACTTAAACGTATTTATGCGTGGTGGAATATTGGATGACAGCGGTTTGCCTGAATCGGAAAAATTATTGATCAACAGAATTTATGACGAGACTGTAAATGCTGCCAATCCAATGCAGCTTTTTCCCAATCCTGCTCGTGATTACGTAGATGTACATTGTATGGGATCACTGATTAACGATATCATCATTTCGGATATAATGGGTCGCACGGTATATGAATCAGATGAAAGCGGATACCAGATTCATATTAAGATAAATAACCCGGAAGCGGGTACCTATTTTATTAAGTGCATTACCAATGAAGGGACTTACATAAAGCAATTGGCAATTCAATAA
- a CDS encoding NADH-quinone oxidoreductase subunit A, whose protein sequence is MGASSLIVLVCAAIAFSAGGMAVAKFMVKGTKNAAKGEAYECGIPSKGTPWDQFNVGYYLFALIFLIFDVELIFLYPWAVVVKQIGWPAFVEIVIFLFILFMGFLYAHKKGALKWM, encoded by the coding sequence ATGGGTGCTTCTTCATTGATCGTTCTTGTTTGTGCGGCTATAGCTTTTTCAGCAGGTGGAATGGCCGTTGCAAAATTTATGGTGAAGGGAACAAAGAATGCTGCAAAAGGAGAAGCCTATGAATGCGGTATTCCTTCAAAAGGAACGCCATGGGATCAGTTCAACGTTGGTTACTATCTTTTTGCACTCATCTTTTTGATTTTTGATGTGGAGTTAATTTTTCTTTATCCGTGGGCTGTAGTGGTGAAGCAAATCGGATGGCCGGCATTTGTTGAAATTGTAATTTTTCTTTTCATACTCTTCATGGGATTTCTTTACGCACATAAAAAAGGAGCGCTGAAGTGGATGTAA
- a CDS encoding DUF4258 domain-containing protein: MDFTFSKHAIEQMQERSISKESVEKILEYPLEIVYEEEHSIFHGLTFENNKHYLIRIFVNLLVEPNNIITVYKTSKIRKYYEGEIR, from the coding sequence ATGGACTTTACTTTTTCAAAACACGCGATTGAGCAGATGCAGGAGCGAAGTATTTCGAAAGAGTCAGTTGAAAAAATTCTTGAGTATCCATTGGAAATAGTTTACGAGGAAGAGCATTCAATTTTTCATGGATTGACTTTTGAAAATAATAAACATTACTTAATCCGTATCTTCGTAAATCTCTTAGTGGAACCTAATAACATCATAACAGTTTATAAGACCTCAAAAATCAGGAAATATTATGAAGGTGAAATACGATAA
- a CDS encoding 2-phosphosulfolactate phosphatase produces MPDKSTLEVCLTPGLLPLYPITGKVVVVIDVLRATTTMCVALDQGADKVIPVETIDECLSYKGREGYILAGERNGRKVEGFHFGNSPFEFMNGVVKGKILVLTTTNGTRAIKMAENSHQVVIGGFLNFSALAKWLISEGKDTLLLCSGWRDKFNLEDTVFAGALIHHIKEFFLVDSDSAFAAEKLYLNSRRNMFHFMKQSSHYRRLAHLGVINDIKYCLRPDLTDVVPVLKNGELVRADFRKDMEGEFFSLNDLD; encoded by the coding sequence TTGCCCGACAAATCCACACTTGAAGTTTGCCTTACGCCCGGTCTTCTGCCACTCTATCCCATTACCGGAAAAGTGGTAGTGGTGATTGATGTTTTGCGGGCAACTACTACCATGTGCGTAGCGCTTGATCAGGGTGCTGATAAAGTTATTCCGGTGGAAACCATTGATGAATGCCTGAGCTACAAAGGAAGAGAAGGATACATACTCGCCGGGGAACGCAATGGGAGAAAGGTGGAAGGATTTCATTTTGGAAATTCGCCATTCGAGTTTATGAATGGCGTGGTGAAAGGAAAGATTCTTGTGCTTACCACTACTAACGGAACACGCGCTATTAAAATGGCCGAAAATTCACACCAGGTGGTGATTGGTGGGTTTTTGAATTTCTCAGCTCTCGCAAAATGGCTCATCAGCGAAGGAAAGGACACCTTACTGTTGTGTTCAGGCTGGCGCGATAAGTTTAATTTAGAAGACACGGTATTTGCCGGCGCATTAATTCATCACATCAAAGAATTTTTTCTCGTGGATTCTGATTCTGCATTTGCTGCTGAAAAACTGTACCTCAATTCACGTCGCAACATGTTTCATTTCATGAAGCAATCTTCACACTACCGAAGGCTGGCACATTTGGGCGTCATCAACGATATCAAGTATTGTCTTCGCCCGGATCTTACCGATGTGGTGCCTGTGCTCAAAAACGGAGAGCTCGTGCGTGCCGATTTTCGCAAAGACATGGAAGGTGAATTTTTTTCGCTGAACGATTTGGATTAG
- a CDS encoding 4Fe-4S binding protein, with the protein MFLLNYIKEVFSAVKSLLKGMRRTGYYFTHHKEIITQQYPEERPQLPERFKGEVVLTHDENNEHACTGCTACELACPNGTIKIITKQEVGADGKKKKALDTFVYHLELCTMCNLCIVACPTDAIKMAQTFEHSVFDRNLLIKKLNNPGSKIREGVE; encoded by the coding sequence ATGTTTCTACTCAATTACATAAAGGAAGTTTTCTCCGCAGTAAAATCCTTGCTGAAAGGAATGCGCCGTACAGGGTATTACTTCACACACCACAAGGAAATTATCACACAGCAATATCCTGAAGAACGACCGCAATTGCCCGAGCGTTTTAAAGGCGAAGTGGTGTTGACACATGATGAAAATAATGAACACGCCTGTACCGGTTGTACTGCCTGTGAGTTGGCTTGCCCGAACGGAACGATCAAGATCATTACGAAGCAGGAAGTAGGTGCAGACGGCAAAAAGAAAAAGGCACTCGACACATTTGTTTATCACCTTGAATTGTGCACGATGTGTAATTTGTGCATTGTAGCTTGTCCGACTGATGCCATTAAAATGGCGCAGACTTTTGAGCACAGTGTTTTTGACAGAAATCTTTTAATCAAGAAACTTAATAATCCCGGATCTAAGATCAGGGAAGGAGTTGAATGA
- a CDS encoding DUF2283 domain-containing protein, which produces MKVKYDKEVDVLYIKLSNEPIVESDEGKPGIIIDYSAAQHIVGIEILNASTKMSSPIKVEYEDA; this is translated from the coding sequence ATGAAGGTGAAATACGATAAAGAAGTGGATGTTCTTTACATCAAACTCAGCAATGAACCTATTGTAGAGAGTGATGAAGGAAAACCGGGAATCATCATTGACTATTCTGCGGCGCAACACATTGTTGGTATTGAAATCCTCAATGCTTCCACCAAAATGTCGTCACCGATAAAAGTGGAGTATGAAGATGCTTGA
- the nuoL gene encoding NADH-quinone oxidoreductase subunit L: MNYQYTALIPLLPLAGFLVLGLFGRRYIGNVSGIIASLLLFVSAALSLQTAYTYFFVNGKADGVYQTVIPVDITWLKFSDSLSINMGINLDPIAVMMLVVVTFVSLMVHIYSLGYMKGEERFSTYYSFLQLFTFSMLGLVMAGNIFQIYIFWELVGVSSYLLIGYYYDRPSAVAASKKAFIVTRFADFGFLVGILILAFYSETLDFNTLIQRLTTPTAQLSSIISASFMGISALSWGLVLVFIGGAGKSAMFPLHIWLPDAMEGPTPVSALIHAATMVVAGVFLVARLFPVFAMSDPVALHLVADVGVFSALFAAVIACTQTDIKRVLAYSTMSQIGYMMFALGVASYGGEHGLGFMASMFHLFTHAFFKSLLFLGAGAVIHMVHSNEMNDMGGLRKSMPVTHFSFLIACLAISGVPPFAGFFSKEEILHAAFNSSLPVYWIALITSGITAFYMFRLYFSIFWNKSDAHAMPSSHQDDNQEATHGEGTWSMKIPLIILTVCTLIVGFTPFSEFVTSDGTPFQTHFNLNFSILPVLFALSGIAIAFLLYQKQNGRSEKIASSLGGIYKAVYSKFYIDEVYIFITKKIVFNLVAMPAAWFDRNIVDGTMNGIAWTTGQVSATIKGLQSGKVQGYAIYFFGGIMMMVLIFVYWWK; the protein is encoded by the coding sequence ATGAACTATCAATACACAGCACTGATTCCGCTCTTGCCGCTCGCTGGGTTTCTTGTGCTCGGTTTGTTTGGAAGAAGATACATCGGGAATGTGTCCGGTATCATCGCGAGTCTCCTGCTGTTTGTTTCAGCGGCGCTTTCCCTGCAAACAGCTTACACTTATTTTTTTGTGAATGGGAAAGCAGATGGAGTTTATCAAACAGTTATTCCGGTTGACATAACGTGGCTTAAATTTTCAGATTCACTCAGCATCAATATGGGTATCAACCTCGATCCCATTGCGGTGATGATGCTTGTAGTGGTTACGTTTGTTTCACTGATGGTGCACATTTATTCGCTTGGTTATATGAAAGGCGAAGAGCGTTTCAGCACGTATTATTCATTCCTGCAACTGTTTACTTTCTCTATGCTTGGACTGGTGATGGCCGGCAATATATTCCAGATCTACATTTTTTGGGAGCTCGTTGGTGTTTCTTCTTACTTACTTATTGGATATTATTACGATCGTCCGTCTGCAGTGGCTGCTTCAAAAAAAGCATTCATTGTAACACGTTTTGCAGATTTCGGATTTCTGGTCGGGATTCTCATTCTTGCATTTTATTCGGAGACGTTGGATTTCAACACACTCATTCAAAGACTTACGACGCCAACGGCGCAACTGTCTTCAATTATCTCTGCGTCATTCATGGGTATTTCCGCACTTAGCTGGGGTTTGGTTTTGGTGTTTATTGGCGGTGCAGGAAAGTCAGCGATGTTTCCATTGCACATCTGGTTGCCTGATGCCATGGAAGGCCCGACTCCTGTTTCTGCTTTGATACATGCTGCAACCATGGTGGTTGCTGGTGTGTTTTTAGTGGCCAGGTTATTTCCTGTATTTGCCATGTCAGATCCTGTAGCATTACATCTTGTTGCAGACGTGGGTGTATTTTCCGCTTTGTTTGCAGCGGTAATTGCCTGCACACAAACCGATATCAAAAGAGTATTGGCTTATTCAACCATGTCACAGATCGGCTACATGATGTTTGCACTGGGAGTGGCAAGTTACGGTGGCGAACACGGATTAGGTTTTATGGCTTCCATGTTTCATTTGTTTACACACGCATTCTTCAAGTCGTTGTTGTTTCTGGGTGCTGGTGCGGTGATCCACATGGTCCACAGCAATGAAATGAATGATATGGGAGGCTTGAGAAAATCAATGCCTGTCACTCATTTTAGCTTTTTGATTGCCTGTCTCGCAATTTCAGGTGTTCCTCCATTTGCAGGTTTTTTCAGCAAAGAAGAAATTCTGCATGCTGCATTCAATTCGAGTTTGCCTGTTTACTGGATTGCGCTCATCACTTCAGGCATCACGGCATTTTATATGTTCCGGTTGTATTTTTCCATTTTCTGGAATAAGTCTGATGCGCATGCTATGCCATCATCACATCAGGACGATAATCAGGAAGCGACACATGGTGAAGGAACCTGGTCTATGAAAATTCCATTGATCATCCTGACCGTTTGTACTTTGATCGTTGGCTTTACTCCGTTCTCAGAATTTGTAACATCAGATGGAACTCCGTTTCAAACGCACTTCAATCTGAATTTCTCCATCCTGCCTGTGCTATTTGCCTTATCAGGAATTGCCATTGCTTTTCTGCTGTATCAAAAACAAAATGGGCGTTCAGAAAAAATTGCTTCTTCACTCGGAGGCATTTACAAAGCTGTCTATTCAAAATTTTATATTGATGAGGTCTATATTTTCATCACCAAAAAAATTGTTTTCAATTTAGTTGCAATGCCTGCTGCATGGTTCGACCGCAACATTGTAGATGGAACGATGAATGGCATTGCATGGACTACCGGTCAGGTTTCAGCCACTATCAAAGGATTGCAATCTGGAAAAGTACAGGGCTACGCTATTTACTTTTTCGGAGGAATAATGATGATGGTTTTGATTTTTGTTTATTGGTGGAAATAA
- a CDS encoding NADH-quinone oxidoreductase subunit J: protein MTASQIIFYLIAAFILGSGLLAVTSLKVFRAAIFLLFSLIGIAALYFWMEVEFVAAVQIVVYVGGIVVLIIFSIFLTQHAGSEMPKPGFTRTVASAFAALFGFALTYLLIYQHGFQATEKKFEWNMGMIGSQLLNTGVNGYALPFEVISILLLAAMVGCIVIAIKSKGSIESEKMIES from the coding sequence ATGACCGCATCGCAAATTATTTTTTATCTCATCGCAGCTTTCATCCTCGGTTCAGGACTGCTTGCAGTTACTTCGCTGAAAGTATTTCGCGCAGCCATCTTTTTATTGTTTTCACTGATAGGCATTGCAGCATTGTATTTCTGGATGGAAGTGGAATTTGTTGCAGCCGTTCAAATCGTTGTTTACGTAGGCGGCATTGTAGTGCTGATCATCTTTTCCATTTTCCTTACACAGCATGCAGGCAGCGAAATGCCCAAACCCGGTTTCACCAGGACTGTTGCTTCAGCTTTTGCAGCGCTGTTTGGGTTTGCGCTAACATACCTGCTCATCTATCAGCACGGTTTTCAAGCGACAGAAAAGAAGTTTGAATGGAACATGGGAATGATCGGTTCACAATTGCTGAATACCGGAGTCAATGGTTATGCACTCCCTTTTGAAGTTATCAGCATTTTGCTACTGGCAGCCATGGTCGGTTGTATAGTGATTGCAATAAAGAGCAAAGGCAGCATTGAAAGTGAAAAAATGATTGAATCATGA
- the nuoH gene encoding NADH-quinone oxidoreductase subunit NuoH, with product MLSLEGITNWVSNWLNATFNPVLALLFQFVIVGVLAIALFAVLGLVLVFMERKVSAYMQIRLGPNRVGPQGIFQTLADTLKLVMKEGLTPDGADKFLFNLAPYVVMIVAMLILAPIAFAKGFQMWDINIGVLYLSAVSSISVIGVLMAGWASNNKYSLLGAMRSGAQIVSYELSAGLAVLSIVILSGSLSISDIIASQQNGWWIFKGHIPVVISFVIFIIAVTAETNRAPFDMAEAESELTAGFHTEYSGMKFALFFLAEYVNIFIVCAIGATLFFGGWMPFHIGNWAAFNHVMDYIPSSLWFFGKTFFLIFLIMWFRWTFPRLRIDQLLNLEWKYLLPISMFNLLLTTLIAIMGWYF from the coding sequence ATGTTGAGTTTAGAAGGGATTACTAATTGGGTGAGTAACTGGTTGAATGCAACCTTTAATCCGGTGCTTGCATTATTGTTTCAATTCGTAATTGTTGGTGTGCTTGCCATCGCCTTGTTTGCGGTACTGGGATTGGTATTGGTTTTTATGGAAAGAAAAGTTTCTGCCTACATGCAGATTCGCTTAGGTCCGAATAGAGTGGGACCGCAGGGTATTTTTCAAACCCTTGCCGATACTTTAAAACTGGTGATGAAAGAAGGACTGACTCCTGATGGCGCTGATAAATTTCTTTTCAATCTTGCCCCTTATGTAGTAATGATTGTGGCCATGTTGATTCTTGCTCCCATCGCCTTTGCCAAAGGATTCCAGATGTGGGACATCAATATCGGTGTGCTTTATTTGTCTGCCGTTTCCTCCATTTCTGTAATCGGTGTTTTGATGGCGGGCTGGGCAAGCAATAACAAATATTCATTGCTGGGCGCCATGCGAAGCGGCGCTCAGATTGTGAGCTATGAATTATCGGCAGGACTGGCAGTGCTTTCAATTGTGATTCTTTCAGGAAGTCTCAGCATTTCGGATATCATTGCATCACAACAAAATGGCTGGTGGATTTTTAAAGGACATATTCCTGTCGTTATATCATTCGTCATATTTATCATTGCCGTAACAGCAGAAACCAACAGGGCGCCTTTTGATATGGCAGAAGCGGAATCAGAGCTGACCGCCGGTTTTCATACAGAGTATTCAGGAATGAAGTTCGCTCTGTTTTTCCTGGCTGAATATGTGAATATTTTCATTGTCTGTGCTATCGGTGCTACTTTGTTTTTCGGAGGATGGATGCCCTTTCACATCGGCAACTGGGCAGCGTTTAATCACGTGATGGATTATATTCCATCCTCGTTGTGGTTTTTTGGAAAAACATTTTTCCTGATTTTCCTGATCATGTGGTTCCGTTGGACATTTCCAAGATTGCGGATCGATCAGTTGCTGAATCTTGAATGGAAATATTTATTGCCGATTAGTATGTTCAACCTCTTATTGACTACACTGATAGCAATAATGGGTTGGTATTTTTAA
- a CDS encoding NADH-quinone oxidoreductase subunit D translates to MIEEIGTTAEGDLVINIGPQHPSTHGVLHLVVTLKGETIKKVEPHLGYIHRSIEKMCESLTYRQFIYVTSRMDYLSAHINNHGCALCVEKGLQLEIPSRAQVIRVLMDELTRIASHELWWGAMSMDLGAFTPFFHAFRERETINDIMEETCGARLTMNYVVPGGVMYDLHPDFQKRVKDFMKLYKLKIGEYDDLITGNIIFQNRMKNVGVLSKEDAISYGCSGPVARGSGVSCDIRKLYPYEVYDKVQFEEVIETAGDSFARYLVRLKEMNQSISIVEQLIDNIPEGDFQAKTKAVLKLPKGEFYSRVETARGEFGVYIVSEGGTTPYRIKFRSPGFSNLSALDHMVRGSKIGDLVATMGTLDLVIPDIDR, encoded by the coding sequence ATGATTGAAGAAATAGGCACCACAGCAGAAGGCGATCTGGTAATAAATATTGGCCCGCAACATCCTTCTACCCATGGTGTGCTTCATTTGGTAGTAACGCTGAAAGGTGAAACGATTAAGAAAGTAGAACCGCACCTGGGCTATATTCATCGCTCCATTGAAAAAATGTGCGAGTCGCTTACGTATCGACAGTTTATTTATGTAACGAGCAGAATGGATTATCTCTCTGCACACATCAATAATCACGGTTGTGCTTTGTGTGTGGAGAAAGGGTTGCAACTTGAAATTCCGTCCCGCGCACAGGTTATCCGCGTATTAATGGATGAACTCACACGCATTGCTTCTCATGAATTGTGGTGGGGCGCGATGTCGATGGATCTCGGCGCCTTCACACCTTTCTTTCATGCTTTCCGCGAACGCGAAACCATAAATGACATCATGGAAGAAACCTGCGGCGCACGACTCACCATGAATTACGTGGTGCCCGGCGGTGTGATGTATGACCTTCATCCGGATTTTCAAAAGCGCGTGAAGGACTTTATGAAATTGTACAAGTTGAAAATCGGAGAGTATGACGACCTGATTACGGGCAATATCATTTTTCAAAACAGGATGAAGAATGTGGGTGTGCTTTCAAAAGAAGATGCCATCTCTTATGGTTGCAGCGGGCCCGTGGCAAGAGGCAGCGGTGTAAGTTGTGATATCCGGAAACTTTATCCTTATGAAGTGTATGATAAAGTTCAATTTGAAGAAGTGATTGAAACAGCCGGCGATTCTTTTGCAAGATATCTTGTACGGTTGAAGGAAATGAATCAGTCCATCAGCATAGTTGAACAGTTGATTGATAACATTCCTGAAGGAGATTTCCAGGCAAAGACAAAAGCGGTTTTGAAATTGCCGAAAGGTGAATTTTATTCAAGAGTGGAAACTGCCCGTGGAGAATTCGGTGTATACATTGTGAGTGAAGGCGGCACAACGCCTTACAGGATCAAATTCCGTTCACCGGGCTTCTCTAATCTTTCTGCATTGGATCATATGGTGAGGGGAAGCAAGATTGGTGATCTGGTTGCGACAATGGGAACATTGGATCTGGTAATTCCGGATATAGACAGATGA